The genome window TTGGTAGTCATGCCAAACTTTTACAGGTTTTCAATTAACGTGGAGTGAGTGAAAgagttgggttcttttttttaatggttcaTCATTATGTTGTTGTTTTCGTCATCTTCATTATCTCTATTTGCAATGTTGTGTTCTTTGTTGCAGTTTGATGGTTTTGTGACTCGTGTTTTCCCAATTTGTTCATGCAAACAGGTCCGAGTTTCTGGCTTTGGGGGTTGGTTCCTTCTTAGACTATCACTTCATGATCCTGTGCTTCCCCTTAACATTGAGGTAGACGAGTCTTCATGAGTAAGCTATTATGgtcattttgaaaattatgtTAACTAGTTCAAATTAAACACACTGCAGGCACCAAGCAATGAAGATGCTGTCAAACTTGGGCTTGCTGTGCTCGCTGCTGTTAATGACTTCTCAGCTCTAGATAAATCTGCCCTGGACAAATTTGTCCAGGTATCATAGACAAGCTATCTAAGCAGCGAACTCTGAGACTTTCATGTCCACCTTTGTCTTGAAATGGTTGTACCCCTCAGTGAGGCTGATCTGCAACTTTGATGCTGGCTAATTTGATGCTATGAAGTTCAAGGGTCTTGGAGACAATTGCCTCAAGATGCCACTAGAATATTGCGATATAAATGAGTTTTCCAGGCATAGAAGTTCAgatatgaataataaaaaattccgAATGACATGACTTCTTGCAAGATTTTTATCATCATAGTCATTGTAATACATTGCAGTTTTGGATTGCTACAGTATGTACTCCAACTTTCTTAACCATCCAGATTTATGATGGGCACCACTGGCCTCCTTGATTGTATGATGTCTGCAGTTAGTTTTGTGTTGGAAGGTTTTAAACCTTGTATCCTGTTGAGTAGGTTCCAAATGTTCATGCGGCAAGTAAAGAAACATACGAACGGTGCATGGTTCCATCTTTCAGTTCTTTTCCAATGAGAAAACTATCATCATAGAATGACTTGGTAGATCCTACAAGACTACAACTTCTTGCTGGGCGGTATGTTTGATTGCATCTCTCTCATGAGGGAACTACGCCAATAAAGATGTGATTTTAGACATGGCAATTGCTTTGAGAATATTTGAGATTCTATTACAGCGTAGGGGGCTGATGTAAACTCATTACTGTAGCCGGCAATGCCTTGGATTCTCTATAATTCAGTTAACTAGCTAAACCCACTGCTGGTAATAGTTTGCTATTTGGATTAGATCTCAGGAATGTATAGCAAAACATACTACAAAGTAGTGTCTGGATGAGAACTGTTCGAAGTACCTGATCAATGGCTCCTGTAGTCAATGTAAAGCTTCATGTGTTATAGACTCTTTAAGTATTTCTAAGAACTAGTAACTACTCGGCGCGAGTTGAGTGTTTTTAGGAACTAGTAACCACTCGGCACTTGATCAAGGTGACCATAGGCCTTATCTTCAAATAAACTCTTTTCTTTGGTACAATGGGAAGGTTAAGCCCAGTTAAAGGGAAACAAATCGAGCCTAACTATAATGTTTCTAAGGCTGTAATTAGCTAACCAATCTACACGACAATTTCCTTCATCCTTGGGAGTTTTTAATTTAACACTCCCAATTCCCAATCCCTTCTTATAGATCACTTGTGACCTTGTTCTCTAATCACCAaatgtgatttatttttatttttttagggggaaaaaatcaaacaatggAGTGAGTGATTTCTAAATCCTACTATTCTTGCACCCTTAATAAGTTGAATGGACACCTCACATTGAAGGAAAAGAAGTATCCattgaaaatgtattttaagCATATATGCAATTATGCATCATCTTTCTCATAGCATAGCATGTGTATCCACATGGTTGAACACACACTGAGTGAAAATACATGTATCCACTATATTAGATAATCATTGCTTAGCTAAAAAGGAAAGGAGCATCCACATGTGCAGGCAAATATGCTCCTAACAAGCTTGGTTTTGACTTGTGTGTGTTTTACAAGAGCTGTATTAATCATACAAACAACTCAATGGCACATCAAAAAATAGACATGCGTCCATGAATAATACATTGCAATAAGATTGCAGCCAATACCTTCAGTTAATCTCATTATCTATCTATACAACAAACTAATTTCAACTATCCTACTCTTCTACTATCTGTTGTAATGGTTATTTCTGTTTCTAACTTATCACATGCTCATGGCGAATCTGTGCTGCAGCTGACGTGTTAAGAAGCTTCATCATGAAGCTGAACCTAACATCTGGAGAGGTCTTGGGTTGGGGCCAGTTTGCTCCTTCTGGCACCTTAATAGATCTGAAACCCTGGCCTTTATACAACTTTGTAGCCCCAGGATTGTTTAAGTCACAGTGCAATGCAATGGCACGGCAGCCCCAGCTCCTGGCTTGAGCCTCAGCTTTTGCTATGAGCTTTTTAGCTATTCCTTTGCGTCGGAATCTCTCCCGAACAGCAACATTTGATATATATGCAATTCCAGTCCTATGATAAATTCATCAGTGATGCACTTGTGaggaataattaattaaatggaCCATAAAATTCAGTCTCCTCATTTTCCACTAAAATCTATAGAGAACTTATTTTTTGCTGccccccttccccccccccccccccccaaaaaaaaaaaaaaatctcttcttCCACCACAGCTATATGATTTCTGCTTTATAATTTCTGAAGAACATGTATAcagtgaataaaaaatatagttaaaaacaaagagactTATCCTTTCCTTTTTTGAGAGGGGGGTTAGGGAACATAATTGCTAAATGGTTTTGGCATGTCTAGTGTCAAAAAGAAATGGGAAATGGTGGGTCAAACTGGTATTAAACTCTCATAAATTATGAGATGTAAAAGAGCTAGTTTTGCAGGAGGGCAGGGAACTATAGAAGAAAGATCAGCCAAAACCAAGTCAAACTACTGCCTCAATATCTTTACTAATTACTATATAATGATCATTATAAAACCATAAAGATCATTTTGAGCTATCAGTAACTACAGCTCCAAATACAGAACATATAgtgattttcataaatttagCAACGATGTGTGGCACAACTAACAGAATTAAAATCACATATTGTTTCAATTATGAAAAACATGATTGACTATGAGAGCACCAAACATAAACACATAATGGTCATATTATTTCAGTTATGAAGCACATGATTGACTATGTGAGAACTGAACATAATCACATAATGGTCATATTGTTTCAGTTATGAACCATGACAAATGCCAATGATCATTGTTAGAATTatagttaagtgattaaattcactaaAAGCCTAAGgcttttgggacaatcagtaatttgacatggtattagagcaggaGATCTTGAATTAGATCCTTGTCTTTACTCTACCtcacatttaaaatattaaaaatctctTGTGTTGGGCCCCTCACTTATCAAGGGCAAGTTTAGGCCCACATGTGAGagggagtgttagaattatggtcaagtgattaaatttactatttcctaaaaacttaagtttttgggacaaACGGTAATTTAACAATCATATTATTAACAATGACTTTTTTATCCAGCCTAGCATTCATGGATGCCTATTTAGGTGAATCTTCATTTCACAGGATCAAAATGTTTGTTTCTTATGTGATTCAATCATCaactataaaaaaacaaatggtGGTTTCAAATAGTATAGATATCTGGGCTATGGTGCATCTAGAAAGTTATTCACCAGAAGAAGATGATAAAagttctaattggctttattttcAATGAGGCTGCACAAAGGCAACAATCAACATAGCTAAAAAGAAGGAGATCAATTCATCTGGAACTTAGTTGCACACAACTTAGATGGCTCCGCAAGATTTTTTACTTGtcaataaaaattcaataagGCCAAGGGTATATAACAAAATCACCTTCTCTGCCGGAGTCGTCCTTTCCTTGGAAGGAAATCAGCCACAGtatcaattgttaaaattccaGCCACATACCCCCTATTGAGACTGAATTTCCCATCAAAACTACCAATTTTGAAATCTTCGGGTCCAAAAAGGAAGGTTTCATCAGTAGAACTACCAAGTACAGCAACCAAACAAGTTCTCCTGCAACCATCAGGTACAGACAATCCTGCTAGCATTGCCACCAGCCTATCAAGCCTCAGCACAAAATCTAATGGGAAGTTGTATTCAGGGAAGAAAGAGCTGCAGTGGGTCTCAGCCACTTCCCAACAGTCCTCTAACCTGGCCTCCCTAACAACAATTCCAGGAGACACAGTGGGAAATAAATCAACCACTTGACTCGCTCGGCAAACTCCTGCACCCAGAAAACATAGTTAACCAAATAAAACCTAATGGTGCAAGTAACCctaattatttaaatgaaaactaTGAggttcatttcttttttcttgtaattcacCGACTCCAACACTCTGGTGGGTtgccaatgaaaaaaaaaggcctcACTCATCTAAGCATAGAAACCAAACCTAAGgagcaagaaacaaataaaaatttgcatCACATTGATTGATGAGGGTTATTTACACTGAAATTTTAAGACTAAATTaagctatatataaaattgacaTGATGCACAGTGCCTATTTTAGAAGAATGGATCCTAAATATGGAAAATGGGAAGAAGTGCAGTGCTGCCATCAAAATTGATTCACATTGTTGTGTCACTGGAACAGCAATTGTAACTTTGACCAGATTTCAAGATCTAGTTTTCCTGCCTGCTAGTAGCCTAGTACAATTCTTAGCAATGGTAGCCATAATTTATCTAAGATAAATTGCCCAATAACAAGCTTTGCTTGACTTAATTTTTGCTCCTTCCTTATCCTGAgttaaaaggggaaaaaaaaaaagatatcaaaGTCTCAAAGACGAGTTTCATCTTTCTTGTTTACTTTAAGTTCTCAACACCAAGGTAAGCTGATTGTTGCACCACTtcttataaattgataattcagTGTTGCCtataaatgtgacaaaagaacaaaattggTGATTCTTCTTTAAATTGGAAGCCAAAAAAGTCCAAGCTAAAAACTTAAACCCACAAAATATTAAATACCCAATAGTGCCGGTGATGTTTCAGATCCAGCAGCTATGTATTCTCAAAGAAAGATATAAACTTTTTACATAGGCACACACAtgtaaattgagaaaatatatgtaaaaattaataacGAAAGTCACAAACTTTTTACATGTACACAGATGTaaatagagaaatatatatgtaaaagcAGTAAAGGAAAATTGGGGTACCAGATTTGGAGGGACAAAAGGGAGAGAATTCATGAGAGGAGCGATGATGATGAGCCCTTGGAGTGGAAAAGAAagatgggttttgtttttgtggcTTCTTCTTGAAAGTAAGACAAGAAGAGGTGGTTTTAGATGAGTTTACAAAGGTTGAGGTTGGGGACACTGAGACGCCAAGTGGTATGCTCCGCATTTCTTGGAGGATTTCTTAAACTCTGTCCTGTCCCTCTCTTTCTTAAGCTAATAAGCAAAAGCTAAACAATCGGAGATTCTGTTTGGTTTTTGCTCCAATGACCCATAAGTTGCTACGTATAACTGACTTACCTACCACACGTGTGTTTTTGCTGAACTTCAAAATTGACGGATTGAGACGCACGTGTAAGTTAGAAATTCAGGTGGTGAGAGTGAGACTTGTCCttcatgtttttagttttacgGAGAGAATCACGGCACTAATAGCGCAAATATtactactatttttattttttatgaacaaataTAATTGGGTATTTGTGGTTGAGCAAAACTACATTAAGGTGTACGAAGCTatgacaagtttttttttttttgagaatgaactATGATAAGTTCATATGTAAGAAGTTAGCCtgactttatttatttctttga of Quercus lobata isolate SW786 chromosome 8, ValleyOak3.0 Primary Assembly, whole genome shotgun sequence contains these proteins:
- the LOC115954695 gene encoding uncharacterized protein LOC115954695, with product MRSIPLGVSVSPTSTFVNSSKTTSSCLTFKKKPQKQNPSFFSTPRAHHHRSSHEFSPFCPSKSGVCRASQVVDLFPTVSPGIVVREARLEDCWEVAETHCSSFFPEYNFPLDFVLRLDRLVAMLAGLSVPDGCRRTCLVAVLGSSTDETFLFGPEDFKIGSFDGKFSLNRGYVAGILTIDTVADFLPRKGRLRQRRTGIAYISNVAVRERFRRKGIAKKLIAKAEAQARSWGCRAIALHCDLNNPGATKLYKGQGFRSIKVPEGANWPQPKTSPDVRFSFMMKLLNTSAAAQIRHEHVIS